The Devosia sp. genome segment CGGCTGGTCGCCCTGGTCGAGCAGTCCGCGTCCACCGAAGAGCGCCTCGAGGTGCGTGACGTGGTGGGCCTCGGCCGTCTGCCCCATGAAGCGGCATGGCAGACCGAGCCCTCGGAGCAGGATGCCGGCATCATCGACCAGGCCCTCGCCGAAACCGGCATGGCCGCATTTGCACGGCGCCGCTTCAACACCCTTTCGGGTGGCGAACAACAGCGCGTGCATCTGGCGCGGGCCCTGGCGCAACAGCCCCGGCTGCTGCTGCTGGATGAACCGACGAGCCACCTCGACATTGCCGGACAATTGCAGCTTCTGGCGCTGCTGCGGCGCAAGGCAGAAAGCGGCATGACTGTGCTTCTGGCCCTGCATGATCTCAACCTGGCTGCGCGCTTTTGCGATCATCTGGTCGTTCTGTCCGCTGGCCGCCTTGCCGCCGAGGGCGCGGTGGACACGGTTTTGACGCCGTCGCTCCTTGCCGAGGTCTATGGTGTCACGGCCCGGATCATCCCCGACGAGGGTGGCAATCGGCCCATCATCGTCTATGACGAAGCCCGCCACCAGATTCCCGATTGACAATCGGGCCCGGCCCCGCAAAAATTTGATCGGCTGGTCAAAAATTTGACCCGAAAAGGGAGCGCGGGAAAAGCATGGAATTCGGCATCACCTTCAAGGGATTTATCGAGGCCGAGCGGGCACGCTATCTGGTGCGCGCCGCCGAATATGCCGGCTTTTCCTATTGCTGGTTCTATGACAGCCACATTCTCTGGCGCGATTGCTACGCCGCCATCGCCATGTGCATGGAACACACCACCGACATGCGCTTTGGTCCACTGGTGACCAATCCCGACGTGCGCGACTGGTCGGTCGCCGCCTCCATCTTCGGTTCGCTGTCCAAGCAG includes the following:
- a CDS encoding ABC transporter ATP-binding protein → MSLSVSGLSVSASGKTIVSDIGFDAPGGQLTALIGPNGAGKSTLLSAILGLVPATGEARFNDQALAALPRRDRARLVALVEQSASTEERLEVRDVVGLGRLPHEAAWQTEPSEQDAGIIDQALAETGMAAFARRRFNTLSGGEQQRVHLARALAQQPRLLLLDEPTSHLDIAGQLQLLALLRRKAESGMTVLLALHDLNLAARFCDHLVVLSAGRLAAEGAVDTVLTPSLLAEVYGVTARIIPDEGGNRPIIVYDEARHQIPD